Part of the Uloborus diversus isolate 005 chromosome 9, Udiv.v.3.1, whole genome shotgun sequence genome is shown below.
GAGCCATCTTAGATAATGATGCGTTCTGGCTACGAATAGAGAATTCTCTTCAAATATTGAAGCCTATAGCTTTAGCAACAACGAAGTCTGAAGGAAATGGTTTTCTGATGTCGGATGTTCCTCAACTTTGGTCAAATATGGCAGATGCAGTCACTAAAAATTTGAGCATTTCACCCTTAAATccacaaggaaaaaaaagctgTTCTAGAAATTTTAGAGAAAAGGAAAGTATTTTGCTGCAAAGAAATCCACGCTGCTGCAAATTTATTGGATCCACGTTACAAGGGTCTGTGTTTGTCCAATGAGGAAATTTGCAATGCTTTTGATTATCTCACAAGAAATGCAGAGAATCTTGCGTTAGATAATCGAGAAGTTATGTCAAATGTAGCAGAATATAAAAGTTCATCTGGGTTCTGGAGCAGAGAATCAATTTGGGAATCAGCAAAAGCACATTACTCCTTTCATCTGGTGGTCTGGACTTTGCACTGCACAACTactacatccatttgcttctcgtTTGTTACAAATTCCTCCAACGTCTGCAGCTAGTGAAAGAAACTGGTCAGCTTTTGGAAATACTCATACAAAATTACGGAATAGGTTGACTACagagaatgttgaaaaaatggtAGCTATTCGCTGTAATTTGAGACTGTTTAATGAAGAGTCCAGCATTCCCATTGAATATTCATCTCCTAGCAGCGTTGAATCAATTCATTTAGATTCTGATATGGAGCAAGATTAATTAGAACAAAAGAGAGGTTTAACTCAAAGTTGACCTAAACTTTACTTTAGtaacaaagtaaataaaactttgcCCAGAACTGAAGCAATTTAACGCAATATAATTACTgatttatttgtatttgtaatccAAACATGATACAGTATAATCccctatatttattaaaaagatgtatatgtaatttgaaatttaactgaaagtgttcacttaaaaaaaaagggtatgccgaaaaatattttaaagtggtgTTTAACTTACTGCTATgtgaatttataataataaacattCTGTATTTCCTCACAACTTTTTATTCAAGTTCAAATTTTGTCCAGTGTTTTGTAAAAGTTAGTCAAGTTTTGTTCAATGTTAtgtaaaagttaataataaaattgattcaaaataataaGAACTAGTATAGTGTTTAAAATCTGTTTCTGATAAAATatccaaatacatttttttgttgtttaaGCAAACTTGGATTTCTGCATGTAtgaggaaaaaaaagcttttaagtgCTTATAATTGTTCCACTAAAGTAAACAAACTTTAACTGAGACTACACTGGATCCGTGAGAGCAAAGGTaagttttggttaaaattttGATGAACTGAAATGACTTATGTATTGATTACTGAAGAATTCCAAACtgtagcatatatatatatatatatatatatatatatatatatatatatatatatatatacccaagTAACATTGAAACGTTATGTCATCGTTTCATCACGTTGCAATTGGTTGAAACATCGTGACCGTTTTCCActcaacgtgatatcacgttgctttaccgattcgttacaaaaagcataattttgaaacgttacatcacgttgcaaatttcttaTACTTGTAACGTTGACAGGTAGTTGCTAAAAGTAACGCAACAACACGTTGTTTACCGTTGCTTACTGCATTTCAATTTGCTACATCTCAACTTTTCTTTAGCGGGAATATCATAACCTCTTTCCTCTGTCGAGTTACATCTTCCATCTAGCTAGTGAAGTTTTGTGATTCTTTTAGTAGCATTGTTCTGAGAATTCTTCTGACTTAAACGTAtgtaatcttttctttttaataacgTCTTTTCTTTTAGCTCGTTTCCGTGATCTTACTTTCAGTTTTGGAAACATAATTATTTTGTACTTGGAAAATTCCTTTAGAGCCGGTAACCCTAATAGGATtctttggttggttggttggtttgtttattttttatggcgcaagagcccttcagggctatactgcgccaaacgttttttttttgggataaaatatatAGATAGGATTCTTTGATTTCAACCACCGGGATTTAATAAATCACTCTGATTTAAATCAccttgatttgaatcaagtgaaaatattaaaaaaaaatagtattgattaaaattattatcttttttttatatttttattatgagtTACTGAAGGCGTTGTTCTATATGACAAATATGTTGATTTAAATCCCTTCAATGAATAAAGCGATTTCGATCCCTCTCTGCGGCCTTTGtctgtgtgagtgtatgtgttatTCTGTTGAATTGGAAGCACAAAGTAATAAATTTCAGCAAATGCAAGTGTCAAAAGCATagatatttatcaaaaaaaaaatggatcaacATTTAGATTGCTTTACACATCAGCTCTTTAGTgatgaaataaatttaacatgTATGGTTTTACAAAATTCAGTGGTTCAAAACATTATTTGATttctaaacttaattattaaagcCCTCTAAGAAAAAAGTAAACCCTCATATAAAACATGACACAATGGCTTATTTCAGCTTTCAAAAGTCAAGTAAGAACACCAGTTTCATTTCTACAGTTAAAATGTAGAGGAGATAAGACACATtggtttattttcatctttcttctcatcaaaaaattatttaattttctgaCATGTCTAAAAAATGCATCTcaccttcccttttttttttttttttaaataatgttcaattcattaagtctttcaaattaatttttgtagcagAACTCTGAAGCAGACCAATGTGCACTAAGTGTGGGGTACGTCAATCCCCATTGCGAAAAGAACTTATTTTCCCAACGCTAATGACAAATATCATCTATTagggtcagtcaataaataatgAGGCAAAGGCTATAAatagattttattaaaaatccttcaaaaatactgaCCGAAAGTGTTTAAACACATATCCCTCTGGGAAATCAGTCCTATAATTCCGTGCTCATGAAAGTCTTGGCTGCAGCTGGAACCAACTACACAAGCACTCCTTTACTTCATTGTCTGAATGAAATTGTCAGGGATGAGGATAGATCTAGACTATAAGGGAGGTGGTTCAAGATTTCCAACTTAAATTTCACAAAAGTACCTTTTTTGCATTGACTGTGTGTGGTTCCGGTCAACTTACACGTGCTGTTATCCTGTTGTACGATAACACTAGACCACACAGAGCCAATGCAAAAAAGGAACTTTTGCGGAAATTTAAGTGGGAAATCTTGAACTTTGCCCCTTGTATTCCATATCCATCCCCATATGATCTCACATCTTTGGGAAACTCAAGAAGGCACTTTAGGGACAACGATTTCATTGGGACTATGTAGTAAAGGAGTGCCTGCGTAATTGGTTCCAGTCAAAAGACTTCATGAGCATTGAATTATGCGACTGATTTCCCAGAAGGaaaagtgtttaaacaattttggtcagtatttttgaagaatatcGAATAAAGTCTGCCTCTGCCTCGTTATTTATTGGCTGAGCCTCAAAATTGTACCTAACTTATGTTCTTTTTTGTTTATCatgaaaatcaaataaattaaagatcaatataatacACTAAAACATTGTGCAAAAAATACATTCTTGGAAAAATCTAAAATAGATTAAGGATGTGTAAATGCATTCCAAGAGACAGAACAAGAAAGGTACTATTCTTGTTATAAGTAAAGCTTAGATAGGTGCTAAAATATGATTAAGATGAGTTGGTAAAATATCAGTTTCATTGGGTAATGTActaattaaccgacttcaaaaaggaggcggttatctgTTCATaccgtaaatatttttattttttatcgtttctccactcacagcgtctcacctagtgaaccgattttgatggttctttttttaatgggtaggggatggctcaacttaggtcccattactttgtttgaccatatttgttctctAGAAAAAAAGTTGTGGTTGAAAGACAGTAAATTTCATActatttccctattaaatgattaaatataaaacccattgttacaaaagtttggtgccatacaacagtaatattaatagctaTTGTGGTGATTATTTCGAATGTAGGCTTCTCtaaagcaagcatcaagtttcttcagtgttttTGCTTAGTGGGTGTAAACCTAATCTGGAATCAAGATAATGCAATGATTAaaatctgcttagccttcacaatgctaccaaattaggtttacctcaactatagtagtattttttatcgttatcatctatggtATGAACAAGTATGAGGGATTTCAACAATACTCAAATTAATCTTCATATTCCAAAAGAAcatctttccaaaaaaatatttgacatcCTAACAAGAATtattctaaaatgtttcaaaaaaatttttaagtccctaactctcatggcAAAATCCTAACAGCTATCTCCTAAGTTCAGGACGTCGCTTCCACAGCGAACGTTCCTCTTAAAAATACGACTATTgtcagtcgaaaatgagaaacgcgagcagaagaGCGATTTCCTTCTCATTTCATCTGCTTATATCCTACTCCCGCACACGCGGCACGTCACTCCGGATATGCTTACGTAAGAGCCAATCTGGACCTTTCCGGAACAATCTATTTGCCTCGGAGTCATGGGGAGATTACATCACACATCCCCTCGTGCTCTGACGTCACATCCAACCTCCTGACGAACACGTCGTTCGAAGTCGTTCCGATGTTTACACGTTGATTTTCCGATACGCGATTTGAAACAAGCGTCCTTTAaagggacaagattaactgcttattcattattaaagaaatacaagtaAAAACACTTACATTTAGTTTACACTTAGCTTTTAAAATGAATTGGTGAGAATATCTCTCAAATAGACATTTTGTGGCTATCACTTCGTGACTCTGGAGTGAGTAGAGCGCTTGGCACGTGAGTGCGTTTTATTTTCTCGGTAGAAAAAGTGGAGAGTCGAAATGGATGGGAATTTGGAGCAGCGTTACGCGATCAAGTTTTGTGTGAGACTGAACAAAACCGCCTCGGAGACGTTGGTTATGATTCAAGACGCCTTCAAGGAAGAAGCCATGTCACGTGCTGCGGTTTTCCATTGGCATAAGCGGTTTAAAGATGGCCGCCAGAACGTTGAAGATGACGACCGTTCCGGGAGACCATCAACCAGTCGAACGGACAATAATGTGGACAGAGTTCGTCAGCTTTTGAAATCAGACCGTCGCCTTAGTATTAGACTGATTGGCGATAAACTGGGACTCGATCACATGACAGTGTTCAGGATTGTAACTGAGAATTTGAACATGAGAAAGGTGTGTGCCAAACTGGTCCCTAAAATCTTGACGGACGAGCAGAACCGACAGCGCGTGACGGCTTGCGAAGAAATGCTTCAACGTTTGAATAACGATCCAAACTGTTTGGATAAAGTCATTACTGGTGATGAGTCTTGGTTCTAAGAGTACGATCCGGAATCGAAGCATCAAAGTTCAGAATGGCACAAGCCATCATCACCAAAATCCAAGAAAGCATGAATGAGCAAGTCAAGAGTAAAGACCATGCTCCTTGTGTTTTCAAATGAGTGATCCGCAAAGAGTTTCTCCCTCAAGGACAGACTTTTACCGGAAACTTTTACGCAGGTGTGATCCGACGATTGAAGGATCGAGTCCGCTCGGAGATCAAGAACGATTGGGAACTGCACCACGACAATGCGCCCATTTACACGTCGCCTCTGACACTTTGGCCAAGTTCAACGTGGCAACGGTGCCGCATCCACCCTACAGCCCTGAATTGGCTCCTGCAGACTTTTTCTTTTCCCCCAAGCCAAGACAGACCTGAAGGGAAAGCGATTTGACTCAATCGAAGCAGTCCAGAAGGCGTTGACGAGCACCCTTGACAGCATTCCGCCCGAGGACTTCCAGAATGCCTATGATCAATGGAAAAAACGCACGCAACGCGCTGTATAGATGCTCAAGGGtcctactttgaaaaatattagtCCGCTGTACTAAAATgatcaataaatttcttttactgTGAACAGACTTGAAACTTTTGTTGCACACCCtgtattatttttggaaatgttttttgttgtttttcggtcctttgcaccccccccccccccccccagaatgtAGCGATATATTGAAAAAACGATACTTGGTCGGTTGGTTGACTTGATTTCTATGGCGCAAGCgtccttgagggctatactgcgccaaacgatattttattatatgctatttaattttcattaaagaataaagtaaataaaagcatattttgaagaagaaagcataaaacttcatgTGCTAGTAttaaaaagtgcagccgataaaaacatttaaacaatttgaagataaggacaaaatggacgaaacaatatcttgaaaaacgaaggatgaaaacacataatgacgagacaaacactaaattaaaaaggaggaTCCAATCTCTTGGAGGAAGaagtacaaattgcgatgatgtggctcccccagcaactccttcaaagatgggttaaaattattaaaatatttataacgaattagattaaaatttgggcagttgcataaaatgtgcaacactgtatgatttacatcacatgttatgcatgttggaactggttcaaGACATAAcagatatttgtgggtgaatctggtatgtccaatgcgaagtcgagctaataagacttgttctctcctggtgatatttaatgaacCGAAACCTTTaatggagggctggatcgaatgcaatttattttggatttctgaattccacgtcccctgccaatacgtgttgaggcttacaacgatggcgtttttgatatcatcgaaagggacactattatcgaccaggatacttgcagctctggcagctgaatcggctgcctcattgcccgcaatgcccacatgaccagggatccaacaaaaggcaatttgaaaattatgttgcaTAAGGATTTTGTACAAATGATATGTCTGGATGACgataggatggctattattattgcagtgagtgatggcttcccaCTGAACTCTTGGAGTCCGTGAATATCACCtcctttttttaaacagattgggctattgattgtagaaatgaaaatatagcttttatttctgcagtaaataccgagcaagatgtgttaaatttttctgccgtaacttgatcatttattattgtggaaaagccgacgtgatcgtttgcttttgatccgtcagtgaaaatgtctttataatcagaatatttgcttttgatctcataaaagacttgttgataaactgtatctgcagtagtttgtttggggaattttgagaagtcattgattatagaaggtattacttcgcaccatggttcaattagttttgttGTGGTGACAGTTTTGAAATCTGGTAGCTGCAGGTCTAaaagtacccgacgcattcggatcccaaatgtaggggtcatcgaaggccggtgtagaactaaagcaacattagatggattaaaaatatggacatgtagtgggtgattggtgcaaggttttgttttgaagtaaaaatttaaagaaagtttgaggcgtctattgttaaGAGATTTTTCatgtgcaaggatatgaagactgttgatagcagggatgagagtggtcagagagcaaaaaggaggaaatccaaaaaaatttcataaaagggatgatatccaaaacaccatcaaaatagaacctggaagccatgatattcaaaaattcaataaaaaaaatggctaatttaccagttttaaagttaatacgtatttaattaagtataagtaataattttgtacagtttgctgtattgtaccatttcttgcaagagtgtttattaataaataaatctaaatgttgaaaaagaggcaacaatttctaacccttGAGTtattgaacaaagggttgggggagtcagaggtcaatcttggctgcatcacacaatagtgtcaacttttcattttttttagagaaaaatacatttttttttcattaaaaacatttgagtttatagtgttaaacgagtgagaacataaatttcaaaattgggtctgtttgtaaagtaaaaatctacaacagagagaaaaatctaaaatttctttatgtggtagaacatacttttcatagtaagaattgaaaattaataaatatatatgtatataaaccaTTGGTAATCTTTTTctttgcattggaacccaaaatttgtctttaaaaacttcctaatacgatttcggaatcaaaagaacaacatgcagctgcctcatttaatcatgaaatctcaaaacttttaacaggctgtaaagcctaaatggcttgagattcaccataaatattttttactttcttaaatacacaaaaaaaagtaaccatgccaagtttcaataaaattcgagatTGTGGGTGCTATGCCACATTTTTTGatcgatttttgaattttttccaaaataaattaaagaaataaaaatattatttaaatgatgaataaaataagcagatataaggtagcatatagtgaaaaaccacccaacattaaaaaataattgaaatacttgcaggatgcaaaaagattgaaatcccaaacgaggcatgcaaatttcggcgcagcacgtgttGGCATGactccaaaacatacgtttttggcagatatcgggAAGGATGAAGATTCGAcggagaaaaatagaaaaaataagaaatccgggaccaaaaatttgaaaaaatcttattttttttttccgat
Proteins encoded:
- the LOC129230180 gene encoding protein GVQW3-like; amino-acid sequence: MDGNLEQRYAIKFCVRLNKTASETLVMIQDAFKEEAMSRAAVFHWHKRFKDGRQNVEDDDRSGRPSTSRTDNNVDRVRQLLKSDRRLSIRLIGDKLGLDHMTVFRIVTENLNMRKVCAKLVPKILTDEQNRQRVTACEEMLQRLNNDPNCLDKVITGDESWF